The proteins below come from a single Cinclus cinclus chromosome 21, bCinCin1.1, whole genome shotgun sequence genomic window:
- the LOC134052305 gene encoding helix-loop-helix protein 13-like — MEELCYRFEQGDPTPESLLWEPADPDPQLENFLLECLAEPSWPGGAEPDKDLLRRPQQRCAANLRERRRMLSINSAFDELRSHVPTFPYEKRLSKIDTLRLATAYIALLGDILLSGRPPRAYVEQCLRSGSQSAQQAAWNTSDLTARLSWVKWD; from the exons ATGGAGGAACTTTGCTACCGCTTCGAGCAGGGAGACCCCACTCCAGAATCTCTCCTCTGGGAGCCGGCAGATCCTGACCCACAGCTGGAGAACTTCCTCCTGGAGTGCCTGGCAGAGCCCTCCTGGCCAGGGGGTGCTGAGCCGGACAAGGACCTGCTCAGGCGGCCCCAGCAGCGCTGCGCCGCCAACCTCCGCGAGCGGAGAAGGATGCTCAGCATCAACTCGGCCTTCGACGAGCTGCGCAGCCACGTGCCCACCTTCCCCTACGAGAAACGCCTCTCCAAGATCGACACGCTGCGCTTGGCCACCGCCTACATCGCCCTGCTCGGGGACATCCTCCTGTCCGGCCGCCCCCCCAGAGCCTACGTGGAGCAGTGCCTGAGGAGCGGCTCCCAAAGTGCCCAGCAGGCTGCCTGGAACACCAGCG ATCTGACAGCCCGCCTGTCCTGGGTAAAGTGGGATTAA